In the genome of Myxococcaceae bacterium JPH2, one region contains:
- the uvrA gene encoding excinuclease ABC subunit UvrA has protein sequence MSEPDVVSIRGAKEHNLKNVSLDIPKKKLVVFTGVSGSGKSSLAFDTLYAEGQRRYVESLSSYARQFLGQMEKPKYDTLRGLSPTISIEQKAASNNPRSTVGTVTEVHDYLRVLYASIGVQHCPQCGRKVGKQSAQQIVDEILKAPTGSKVQVLAPLVTNRKGEHKDLLADAQKRGFSRARIDGKLKNLEERIELDKKSKHDIALVIDRLVLKADVRTRLTDSVETALREGKGTLIVTDETGAIASDRVMSELNACPTCGLSFGDLTPASFSFNNPLGMCTDCNGLGTKPEMDPDLIVPDPSRSIREGAIEPWATGMNRGEGWTADFVESLAKAFKIDLDVPYAKLSKREKETLMHGSSGKAFTVEWGEGGQYKMEWEGLVEKMMRNFKTTTSEARRAELQKYFSDKPCPACKGERLRPESRAVKVHARSLVELSRMTIADAHAFLGALGLSEHERKIASELLKEIRSRLSFLVDVGLNYLTLDRTASTLSGGESQRIRLASQMGSELTGVIYILDEPSIGLHQRDNGKLLTTLKRLRDLGNSVIVVEHDEETMEESDWLVDFGPGAGELGGQVVAQGTPKQVMADTQSLTGAYLSGRKEIEIPDRRRVPNPKHQIRITGAAENNLKNVDVDLPLGMFTAVTGVSGAGKSTLINEILFPALSRALYDTREPMGKHKAVTGLEHLDKVIDIDQRPIGRTPRSNPATYTKVFDAIREVFAMTPEARAFGYGPGRFSFNIKGGRCEACEGDGVKLVEMHFLADVYVPCEVCHGQRFNEATLRVRYKGKNIAETLDLSVREAMQHFGAHKDIMRVMQTLDDVGLGYIRLGQPSPTLSGGEAQRIKLARELARVATGRTLYILDEPTTGLHFEDIRKLLSVLNRLVEAGNSVLVIEHNLDVIKSSDWVVDLGPEGGAGGGQVLAAGTPEQVSQVEGSHTGRYLRHVLSKSRRARVGKRVDDAA, from the coding sequence ATGTCCGAACCCGATGTCGTCTCCATTCGCGGCGCCAAGGAGCACAACCTCAAGAACGTGTCCCTGGACATCCCCAAGAAGAAGCTGGTCGTCTTCACGGGAGTCTCGGGATCCGGCAAGAGTTCGCTCGCGTTCGATACCCTCTACGCGGAGGGGCAACGTCGCTACGTGGAGAGCTTGTCTTCCTATGCCCGGCAGTTCCTCGGGCAGATGGAGAAGCCGAAGTACGACACCCTGAGGGGCCTGTCGCCCACCATCTCCATCGAGCAGAAGGCGGCCAGCAACAACCCGCGCTCGACGGTGGGCACCGTCACGGAGGTCCACGACTACCTGCGCGTGCTCTATGCCTCCATCGGCGTGCAGCACTGCCCCCAGTGCGGTCGCAAGGTGGGCAAGCAGAGCGCGCAGCAGATCGTCGATGAAATCCTCAAGGCGCCCACCGGCAGCAAGGTGCAGGTGCTGGCCCCGCTGGTGACGAACCGCAAGGGCGAGCACAAGGACCTGCTCGCGGACGCGCAGAAGCGCGGCTTCTCCCGCGCGCGCATCGACGGGAAGCTCAAGAACCTGGAGGAGCGCATCGAGCTGGACAAGAAGTCCAAGCACGACATCGCGCTCGTCATCGACCGGCTCGTGCTCAAGGCGGACGTGCGCACGCGGCTGACGGACTCGGTGGAGACCGCGCTGCGCGAGGGCAAGGGGACGCTCATCGTCACCGACGAGACGGGCGCCATCGCGTCCGACCGCGTGATGAGCGAGCTGAACGCGTGCCCCACCTGCGGCCTGTCCTTCGGAGACCTGACGCCCGCGTCCTTCTCCTTCAACAACCCGCTGGGCATGTGCACCGACTGCAACGGCCTGGGCACGAAGCCGGAGATGGATCCGGACCTCATCGTGCCGGACCCGTCGCGCTCCATCCGCGAGGGCGCCATCGAGCCCTGGGCCACGGGCATGAACCGCGGCGAGGGCTGGACGGCGGACTTCGTGGAGAGCCTGGCCAAGGCGTTCAAGATCGACCTGGACGTGCCCTACGCGAAGCTGTCCAAGCGCGAGAAGGAGACGCTGATGCACGGCTCGTCCGGCAAGGCGTTCACCGTCGAGTGGGGCGAGGGCGGCCAATACAAGATGGAGTGGGAGGGACTCGTCGAGAAGATGATGCGCAACTTCAAGACGACCACCTCCGAGGCGCGCCGGGCGGAGCTGCAGAAGTACTTCAGCGACAAGCCGTGCCCCGCCTGCAAGGGCGAGCGCCTGCGCCCCGAGAGCCGCGCGGTGAAGGTCCACGCGCGCTCGCTGGTGGAGCTCAGCCGGATGACCATCGCGGACGCGCACGCGTTCCTGGGCGCGCTGGGCCTGTCCGAGCACGAGCGGAAGATCGCCAGCGAGCTGCTGAAGGAGATCCGCAGCCGGCTGTCCTTCCTGGTGGACGTGGGCCTGAACTACCTCACGTTGGATCGCACCGCGTCCACGCTGTCCGGCGGTGAGAGCCAGCGCATCCGCCTGGCCTCACAGATGGGCAGTGAGCTGACGGGCGTCATCTACATCCTGGATGAGCCCTCCATCGGCCTGCACCAGCGCGACAACGGCAAGCTGCTCACCACGCTCAAGCGCCTGCGCGACCTGGGCAACTCCGTCATCGTCGTGGAGCACGACGAGGAGACGATGGAGGAGTCCGACTGGCTGGTGGACTTCGGGCCCGGCGCGGGGGAGCTGGGCGGTCAAGTGGTGGCGCAGGGCACGCCCAAGCAGGTGATGGCGGACACGCAGAGCCTCACGGGCGCGTACCTGTCCGGCCGCAAGGAGATCGAGATTCCGGACCGGCGCCGCGTGCCCAACCCCAAGCATCAGATCCGCATCACCGGGGCGGCGGAGAACAACCTCAAGAACGTGGACGTGGACCTGCCGCTGGGCATGTTCACCGCGGTGACCGGCGTGTCCGGCGCGGGCAAGTCCACGCTGATCAATGAAATCCTCTTCCCTGCCCTGTCGCGCGCGCTCTACGACACGCGCGAGCCGATGGGGAAGCACAAAGCCGTGACGGGCCTGGAGCACCTGGACAAGGTCATCGACATCGACCAGCGCCCCATCGGGCGCACCCCGCGCAGCAACCCGGCCACGTACACCAAGGTGTTCGACGCCATCCGCGAGGTGTTCGCGATGACGCCCGAGGCGCGCGCGTTCGGCTACGGGCCGGGGCGCTTCAGCTTCAACATCAAGGGCGGACGCTGCGAGGCGTGCGAGGGCGACGGCGTGAAGCTGGTGGAGATGCACTTCCTGGCGGACGTGTACGTCCCCTGCGAGGTGTGCCACGGCCAGCGCTTCAACGAGGCCACGCTGCGCGTGCGCTACAAGGGCAAGAACATCGCGGAGACGCTGGACTTGAGCGTGCGCGAGGCCATGCAGCACTTCGGCGCGCACAAGGACATCATGCGCGTCATGCAGACGCTGGATGACGTGGGCCTGGGCTACATCCGCCTGGGACAGCCCTCGCCCACCCTGTCCGGCGGCGAGGCCCAGCGCATCAAGCTGGCGCGAGAGCTGGCGCGCGTGGCCACCGGCCGCACGCTCTACATCCTCGACGAGCCCACCACCGGCCTGCACTTCGAGGACATCCGCAAGCTCCTGTCCGTGCTCAACCGGCTGGTGGAGGCGGGCAACTCGGTGCTCGTCATCGAGCACAACCTGGACGTCATCAAGAGTTCGGACTGGGTCGTGGACCTGGGCCCCGAGGGCGGCGCGGGCGGCGGACAGGTGCTCGCCGCCGGTACGCCCGAGCAGGTCTCCCAGGTCGAGGGCAGCCACACCGGCCGCTACCTGCGCCACGTCCTGAGCAAGTCGCGCCGCGCCCGCGTCGGCAAGCGCGTGGACGACGCCGCCTGA
- a CDS encoding choice-of-anchor D domain-containing protein, protein MRGPRVWAWVAVVAACMACGRPSSHSARTAFEARPESLEFGAAAVGRTKTLKLRLTNGGRAPYRVEGATSNVAHVQVPAFEPFTLSAGAEQEVEVRFTPDVEGDVQGQVQFLTDADGEASATVPVSGRGVKATLEVPEAPLDFGNVGLGQVETLPLTLRNTSAVDSPLELALAGADADEFSVGPGLPAMLSPGESRQVTLSFEPTRLGSAEAELRVTVCSGCEPAVVPLKGTGVASLLEVTPLHVDFGRVAVGSTAEERITVRNQGTEPLRYTGASLVDDPGGVYRVVSAPSLPGNLLPAGGSVEVRVAFTPLAPGAAGAGRVLLDVGKAGTTTPGPKVSLTGEGGGSCVAVLPERLDFGLVATGMTATRQVEVLNHCRDEVLLSNLAVATQQGGYFTLAQPPASTPIASGQSLKVGITFSPRPSATGGSAGQLGVTVRHGSASSTQGVALLGEGQAFSPCVFAVPSTLDFGGVQVGTEVALGVTLRNTGTERCYVASMALASGSDVAFSADSVENGVLSPGQKATLVVRFKPDEEGDFTGMAEAWLNHPTLGHPLVTLVGKGVKGCFSVQPSTVDFGTAKLSCGPRTRDVVAINQCSGPVSVSRLGLEQVGSEFEVKGVPGLPLEIAPGAKLRMTGVYEPVDDGDDAAALRFTLPDGQVYTAGLVGRGVTKAEQTDVFFQESEAKVDVLFVVDNSGSMMEEQQSLGQNFAAFLSAASKANVDFRIGVTTTGLDPSPGGWSECPGGAQGGENGRLFPADGSSPRVITPSTPNAAAVFANNTKVGVCHWNEQGLDAAYRALSEPLLSSEDDVRTPLLHDGNAGFLRDDAKLAIIALSDEEDFSSQPVSFYENYFLSLKGQDKSRVSFNAIVGPPDLTTCPTASSSGSRYTALAQALGGVVDSICTPDWATSLEKLSLSAFGPNRNFPLSAKPADTSKIVVKVDGVVQTGGWIYDAATNTVVFDAATAPAPGAMIEITYPLGCD, encoded by the coding sequence ATGCGAGGACCTCGGGTGTGGGCGTGGGTGGCGGTGGTGGCGGCGTGCATGGCGTGTGGACGACCGTCCTCACATTCTGCGCGGACTGCATTCGAGGCCCGGCCGGAGTCACTTGAGTTCGGGGCCGCGGCGGTGGGCCGCACGAAGACGTTGAAGCTGCGGCTCACCAATGGTGGGCGCGCGCCGTACCGGGTGGAGGGCGCGACCTCCAATGTGGCGCACGTGCAGGTGCCGGCGTTCGAGCCCTTCACGCTGTCGGCCGGCGCGGAGCAAGAGGTGGAGGTGCGCTTCACGCCCGACGTGGAGGGCGATGTACAGGGGCAGGTGCAGTTCCTCACCGATGCGGACGGCGAGGCCAGCGCGACGGTGCCGGTGTCGGGGCGCGGCGTGAAGGCGACCCTGGAGGTTCCCGAGGCGCCGCTCGATTTCGGCAACGTGGGGTTGGGGCAGGTGGAGACGCTGCCCTTGACGCTGCGCAACACCTCGGCGGTGGACAGCCCGCTGGAGCTGGCGCTGGCCGGGGCGGACGCGGACGAGTTCTCCGTGGGGCCGGGGCTGCCCGCGATGCTGTCGCCGGGAGAGTCGCGGCAGGTGACGCTGTCCTTCGAGCCCACGCGGCTGGGCTCGGCGGAGGCGGAGCTGCGCGTGACGGTGTGCTCCGGGTGTGAGCCGGCGGTGGTGCCTCTCAAGGGCACGGGGGTGGCGAGCCTCCTGGAGGTGACGCCGCTGCACGTCGACTTCGGGCGCGTGGCGGTGGGCTCCACGGCGGAGGAGCGCATCACCGTGCGCAATCAGGGCACGGAGCCCCTGCGCTACACGGGCGCCTCGCTGGTGGACGACCCGGGCGGTGTCTATCGGGTGGTGAGCGCGCCGTCGCTGCCGGGGAACCTGCTGCCGGCGGGTGGCTCGGTGGAGGTGCGCGTGGCCTTCACGCCGCTGGCTCCGGGGGCGGCGGGCGCGGGGCGGGTGTTGCTGGACGTGGGCAAGGCGGGCACCACCACGCCGGGCCCCAAGGTGTCGCTGACGGGCGAGGGTGGGGGCTCGTGCGTCGCGGTGCTGCCGGAGCGCCTGGACTTTGGCCTGGTGGCGACCGGCATGACGGCCACGCGGCAGGTGGAGGTGCTCAATCACTGCCGCGACGAGGTGCTCTTGAGCAACCTCGCCGTCGCCACGCAGCAGGGCGGCTACTTCACGCTGGCGCAGCCTCCGGCGAGCACCCCCATCGCGTCCGGGCAGTCGCTCAAGGTGGGCATCACCTTCAGCCCTCGGCCGAGCGCCACGGGAGGGAGCGCGGGGCAACTGGGCGTCACCGTGCGCCATGGCTCCGCGTCCTCCACCCAGGGCGTGGCGCTGCTGGGCGAGGGGCAGGCGTTCTCGCCCTGCGTGTTCGCGGTGCCGTCCACGCTGGACTTCGGTGGAGTGCAGGTGGGCACGGAGGTGGCGCTGGGGGTGACGCTGCGCAACACGGGCACGGAGCGCTGCTACGTGGCCTCCATGGCGCTGGCCTCGGGGTCGGACGTGGCCTTCAGCGCGGACTCGGTGGAGAACGGCGTGCTCTCGCCGGGGCAGAAGGCGACGTTGGTGGTGCGCTTCAAGCCAGACGAGGAGGGCGACTTCACGGGCATGGCGGAGGCGTGGCTCAACCATCCGACGCTGGGCCACCCGCTGGTGACGCTCGTCGGCAAGGGTGTGAAGGGGTGCTTCTCGGTGCAGCCCTCCACGGTGGACTTCGGCACGGCGAAGCTGTCGTGCGGCCCGCGCACGCGGGACGTGGTGGCCATCAACCAGTGCTCGGGCCCGGTGTCCGTCTCGCGGCTGGGGTTGGAGCAGGTGGGCTCCGAGTTCGAGGTGAAGGGCGTGCCGGGCCTCCCCTTGGAGATTGCGCCGGGCGCGAAGCTCCGGATGACGGGCGTGTATGAGCCCGTGGACGACGGAGACGACGCGGCGGCGCTGCGCTTCACGCTGCCAGATGGGCAGGTCTACACGGCGGGGCTCGTGGGTCGGGGCGTGACGAAGGCCGAGCAGACGGACGTCTTCTTCCAGGAGTCCGAGGCGAAGGTCGACGTGCTCTTCGTCGTCGACAACTCGGGCTCGATGATGGAGGAGCAGCAGAGCCTGGGGCAGAACTTCGCGGCGTTCCTCAGCGCGGCCAGCAAGGCCAACGTGGACTTCCGCATCGGCGTCACCACCACGGGCTTGGATCCATCGCCCGGCGGTTGGTCCGAGTGCCCGGGTGGCGCGCAGGGCGGTGAGAATGGCCGGCTCTTCCCCGCGGATGGCTCCAGCCCGCGCGTCATCACCCCCAGCACGCCCAACGCGGCGGCGGTCTTCGCCAACAACACGAAGGTGGGTGTGTGTCATTGGAATGAGCAGGGCCTGGATGCCGCGTACCGCGCGCTCTCCGAGCCGCTGCTCAGCAGCGAGGACGACGTGCGCACGCCGCTCTTGCACGATGGCAACGCGGGCTTCCTGCGCGACGACGCCAAGCTGGCCATCATCGCCCTGTCGGACGAGGAGGACTTCAGCTCGCAGCCGGTCTCCTTCTACGAGAACTATTTCCTGTCGCTCAAAGGGCAGGACAAGTCGCGTGTCAGCTTCAATGCCATCGTCGGCCCGCCGGACCTGACCACGTGCCCCACGGCGAGCAGCTCGGGCAGCCGCTACACGGCGCTGGCCCAGGCCCTGGGTGGCGTGGTGGACAGTATCTGCACGCCGGACTGGGCCACCTCGCTGGAGAAGCTGTCGCTCAGCGCCTTCGGTCCCAACCGGAACTTCCCGCTGTCCGCCAAGCCCGCGGACACCTCGAAGATTGTCGTCAAGGTGGACGGTGTGGTGCAGACCGGTGGGTGGATCTACGACGCGGCCACGAACACTGTTGTCTTCGATGCGGCGACCGCGCCCGCGCCTGGGGCGATGATCGAGATCACCTACCCGCTGGGCTGTGACTGA
- a CDS encoding metallophosphoesterase yields MPQGSLLVAGLGDIHGRFHRVEAWLDALAQARGRDVDLVLAVGDVEAFRRADDHRRKAAKRAMPAEFAEYADGVRRVNRPLYFIGGNNEDFEALHDVQDGGELAPGVHYLGRSGLRELRGLRVAYLSGIHAPRFYSQPLKRPSSLDTAKQAGYFREAEVERLLLARDVDVLLVHEWPRGIVQRARDEHPDPPRPLPSYWIGNPVTRRVVDTLEPRWVLCGHSHKAFAMTLEGHGRSGATRVACLDQASRPDESLFWMEFEGREVVRAGWGTSGAVTWEPPRRWDMSMLPPLRAEGDGAPLGL; encoded by the coding sequence ATGCCGCAGGGCTCTCTCCTGGTCGCCGGGCTGGGCGACATCCATGGCCGCTTCCATCGCGTGGAGGCGTGGTTGGACGCGCTGGCGCAGGCGCGAGGCAGGGACGTGGACCTGGTGCTCGCGGTGGGCGACGTGGAGGCGTTCCGGCGCGCGGATGACCACCGGCGCAAGGCCGCCAAGCGCGCCATGCCGGCGGAGTTCGCCGAGTACGCGGATGGCGTGCGCCGGGTGAATCGTCCGCTGTATTTCATTGGCGGCAACAACGAGGACTTCGAGGCCCTGCACGATGTGCAGGACGGCGGCGAGCTGGCGCCCGGGGTGCATTATCTGGGGCGCTCCGGCCTGCGCGAACTCCGGGGCCTGCGGGTGGCGTACCTGTCTGGCATTCACGCACCGCGCTTCTATTCCCAGCCGCTCAAGCGGCCCTCGTCCCTGGATACGGCGAAGCAGGCGGGCTACTTCCGCGAGGCCGAGGTGGAGCGCCTGCTTTTGGCCCGTGACGTGGATGTGCTGCTCGTCCACGAATGGCCTCGAGGCATCGTGCAGCGGGCGCGCGATGAGCACCCGGATCCGCCTCGGCCGCTGCCTTCGTATTGGATTGGCAATCCGGTGACGCGGCGGGTGGTGGACACGCTGGAGCCGCGGTGGGTGTTGTGTGGCCACTCGCACAAGGCCTTCGCGATGACGCTGGAGGGACATGGGCGCTCCGGGGCGACGCGCGTGGCGTGTCTGGATCAAGCCTCGCGCCCGGACGAGTCGCTCTTCTGGATGGAGTTCGAGGGGCGCGAGGTGGTGCGCGCGGGCTGGGGGACCTCGGGCGCCGTGACGTGGGAGCCGCCGCGCCGCTGGGACATGTCCATGCTGCCGCCCCTGCGCGCGGAGGGCGACGGCGCGCCGCTCGGGCTGTGA
- a CDS encoding putative Ig domain-containing protein, translating into MPTQIARALDDAPVIDAAALGDGYTGEAYSAGVSATGGQSPYTWAVVAGALPAGLTLDASTGALSGTPSASGTATFTVSVTDAVSAESTQAFSLSVYAPPSLDTTTLTRATEGVTYRRAPGVSESLVASAGKAPLHLSATGLPTGLSLDGDTGELSGIPTPGAAGVHAVDVDVVDANGHAAHGALSLEVVAPQPQASMGALGVEPEGSPITDALTVFVLGENNQPRANVGVRVRKNGAEYTPAREALTDAQGRVYFTGLGLDGVTDTVDITANGSNLFNVTLAQVNASRVTLVAPTYPVPLRRASPAATWDTTAARFIVTGGRNSTPGMPTGCLNDTVALGTPATPAWEEWAPPGMTGTATPSARVASAFQFKGSGLSVLFGGESCSGAKLSDTWQFSSATHTWQQIGAPGPTARSGAAIAPSPVAGGILLFGGTTGTGSQSALLVNNELWTFVGGWGKLTPTGTLPTARAFAAAALDTSTNLMWMCGGASGTPFGGADQTSCSTYNRTTNAWAGAPAMPVGRRGHGMAYRPGDGLYVFGGTASGTARNDLIRFRMGTWSTVTAQGAAGSPPAGGKNLAYDPVTGNLVLVTSAGDVWTFDGTTWAQRSSATAGTVTLSGTLSGGAATGSATVWVVGANGFSLTTFAVAMTGGTATYSLSGIPAGVPLSVYAYHVSSGNLYSHKDMGSVGPLSSDTSLDIAFDPGPLTTTTSTGDVAFPLDWAGTSNGLITRAVRTQPGFPVQPIGQSVAVAGATTAFSAEYLPAIAPAAQALQAEADNTRPALCETLTAWNYAPTAGSVGMLALPDGVRSLSPGVSECDTASAPTALEGSYQYTAPAGTGLVSVLRGARGMTWDWKYVGPSQAGVRTFAFPLPSTLAPSRPSPSGQATAYEVTAYVFAPGSGFQYPSFESATLRPSGIARARARGFVRQ; encoded by the coding sequence ATGCCGACCCAGATCGCGCGCGCCCTCGACGACGCCCCGGTCATCGACGCGGCGGCGCTCGGGGACGGCTACACCGGCGAGGCCTACAGCGCCGGCGTGTCCGCCACTGGAGGTCAGTCGCCCTACACCTGGGCCGTGGTGGCGGGTGCGCTGCCCGCGGGCCTGACGTTGGATGCGAGCACGGGCGCGCTGTCCGGCACGCCGTCCGCCTCGGGCACCGCCACGTTCACGGTGTCCGTGACGGATGCGGTCAGCGCGGAGTCCACCCAGGCGTTCTCGCTCTCGGTCTACGCCCCGCCGAGCCTCGACACGACGACGCTCACGCGGGCCACCGAGGGTGTCACGTACCGTCGGGCGCCGGGCGTCTCGGAGTCGCTCGTCGCCTCCGCGGGCAAGGCGCCGCTGCACCTGAGCGCCACGGGCCTGCCCACGGGTCTGTCCCTGGATGGAGACACGGGCGAGCTGTCGGGCATCCCCACTCCGGGCGCGGCGGGCGTGCATGCCGTGGACGTGGACGTGGTGGATGCCAATGGGCACGCGGCGCATGGCGCCCTGTCGCTGGAGGTCGTGGCGCCTCAGCCTCAAGCCTCGATGGGCGCGCTGGGCGTCGAGCCCGAGGGCAGCCCCATCACGGACGCCCTGACCGTGTTCGTCCTGGGAGAGAACAACCAGCCCCGCGCGAACGTGGGCGTGCGCGTGCGCAAGAACGGCGCGGAGTACACGCCTGCGCGCGAGGCGCTCACCGATGCGCAGGGCCGCGTGTACTTCACCGGGCTGGGCCTCGACGGCGTGACGGACACGGTGGACATCACCGCCAACGGCAGCAATCTCTTCAACGTCACGCTGGCGCAGGTGAACGCATCGCGCGTGACGCTGGTCGCCCCGACGTATCCCGTGCCGCTGCGGCGCGCCTCGCCCGCCGCCACGTGGGACACCACCGCCGCACGCTTCATCGTCACCGGCGGACGCAACAGCACGCCGGGCATGCCGACGGGCTGTCTCAACGACACCGTGGCGCTGGGCACTCCGGCGACCCCAGCTTGGGAGGAGTGGGCTCCGCCTGGCATGACGGGCACGGCCACGCCGTCCGCGCGCGTGGCCTCGGCGTTCCAGTTCAAGGGCAGTGGGCTCAGCGTCCTCTTCGGCGGGGAGAGCTGCTCGGGCGCGAAGCTCTCGGACACGTGGCAGTTCTCGTCCGCCACGCACACGTGGCAGCAGATTGGAGCGCCCGGCCCCACCGCGCGCTCCGGCGCCGCCATCGCGCCCTCCCCTGTCGCGGGCGGCATCCTGCTGTTCGGCGGGACGACGGGCACGGGCTCGCAGAGCGCGCTCCTGGTCAACAACGAGCTTTGGACCTTCGTGGGAGGCTGGGGCAAGTTGACCCCCACCGGAACGCTCCCCACCGCCCGCGCGTTCGCCGCGGCCGCGCTCGACACGAGCACCAACCTCATGTGGATGTGCGGCGGAGCCAGCGGCACGCCGTTCGGCGGCGCGGACCAGACGTCATGCTCCACGTACAACCGCACCACCAACGCGTGGGCCGGCGCGCCCGCCATGCCCGTGGGGCGTCGCGGACACGGCATGGCCTACCGTCCCGGGGACGGCTTGTATGTCTTTGGCGGAACCGCCAGCGGCACCGCGCGCAATGACCTCATCCGCTTCCGCATGGGCACCTGGAGCACCGTGACAGCGCAAGGCGCGGCGGGCAGTCCTCCCGCGGGCGGCAAGAACCTCGCGTATGACCCTGTCACCGGCAACCTCGTGCTCGTCACCAGCGCGGGTGACGTGTGGACGTTCGATGGCACGACGTGGGCACAGCGGTCCTCCGCCACGGCAGGAACCGTCACCTTGTCCGGCACGCTGTCGGGCGGCGCGGCGACGGGCAGCGCCACGGTCTGGGTCGTCGGCGCGAATGGCTTCTCGCTCACGACCTTCGCCGTGGCCATGACGGGCGGCACCGCCACGTACTCGCTCTCGGGGATTCCGGCGGGCGTGCCGCTGTCTGTGTATGCGTACCATGTGTCGAGCGGCAACCTGTACTCGCACAAGGACATGGGCAGCGTGGGGCCGCTGAGCAGCGACACCTCGCTCGACATCGCGTTCGACCCGGGCCCGCTCACCACGACCACCTCCACGGGTGACGTGGCCTTCCCGCTCGACTGGGCCGGCACGTCCAACGGACTCATCACCCGCGCGGTGCGCACGCAGCCCGGCTTCCCGGTCCAGCCCATTGGACAGTCGGTGGCGGTCGCGGGAGCCACGACTGCCTTCAGCGCGGAGTACCTCCCGGCCATCGCCCCCGCGGCCCAGGCCCTTCAGGCCGAGGCCGACAACACCCGCCCCGCCCTGTGCGAGACGCTGACCGCCTGGAACTACGCCCCCACCGCGGGCAGCGTGGGAATGCTCGCGCTGCCGGACGGCGTGCGCAGCCTGTCTCCGGGAGTGAGCGAGTGTGACACCGCCTCGGCCCCCACCGCGCTGGAGGGCAGCTACCAGTACACCGCGCCCGCGGGCACCGGGCTTGTCTCCGTGCTGCGCGGCGCACGCGGCATGACGTGGGATTGGAAGTACGTGGGCCCGTCGCAGGCCGGCGTGCGCACCTTCGCGTTCCCGCTGCCGAGCACGCTCGCGCCCAGCCGTCCTTCTCCGAGCGGACAGGCCACGGCGTACGAGGTGACGGCCTACGTCTTCGCGCCGGGCTCGGGCTTCCAGTACCCGAGTTTCGAGTCGGCCACGCTGCGTCCGTCCGGCATCGCGCGGGCTCGCGCGCGCGGCTTCGTGCGGCAGTAG